The sequence below is a genomic window from Nakaseomyces glabratus chromosome F, complete sequence.
actacaactacaacatATTACATAAAGAGTAGCAAGGAACATGGCGGGCAAAGCTACTAAGAAACAAGCTGCTTCCAATAGCAATACTTTGAACACTCTGCACAAAGTTGCTGGACCCGTGCTGGTCTTAGCGTTCTTGAGGACAGTACTGGGCTCTAACAACACATATATCAAGTTTGTGATGTTCAATTTGCCAATGTGTGCATGCCTTTACATTTTGGAGAAGACTGGTAGGCCGCAATATGACAGCAAGGGGAAAGTTGTGCGTGAAGGTATGGACTTGAGCCAAGCTGGTGGTATGACTGAGTACATGTTTGATTTGATCTATCTGAGTATCATTGCCAATGTTGGTAGAATTATCTTCAATACCAACAAATGGTGGTACTTGCTGCTCTTGTGCCCAATCTACGTCGGCTACAAGCTATACTCCTTGAAGCAGCAATACTTTGGATCTACCCCAGGACCAGTCATCCCAGACAAGATGCCTGAAGAAACTAAGTCCAAGAGACAAATGAAAAGAGAGAAGCGTGGTGACGATAAAGTTAAGTACAAATACAGGTAATAGAATTTATGAAACAACTTTCCAACTTTCCAgctatttcaaaaattacatataaaaagaaataatacGAAAGGAAAAACAATTGGAacaatatatacaaaacCAACTTTCTAATACATTTATAACGACACCAGTACGCAAGCCAAAGATCTATCTCGGTAGAACACCAACATCTATACCATTATCCGTAGTTCGATAATCTTTTCTATGGCTCATGAGGTAAAGCAATATCAAATCAATTTGTATGTAGGGGGAAATTCCTTAAAATTCTTCATTCCCATATGCTTGATAAGACCCATCTACTTTAAACAGGCATTGCCTTTAGAACATACAAATATGTATTCTTCACTGAAAACCACAAATGTTGCAATTGGGGATTCTGGATCATAAATGGAGCCTTTTCCACCATTGCGATCTTGTCATCCACATCTTTCCTCAGTTGTTCATTTTGGATATATctcaatttgaaaaaccAAATATAGATTAAGGCACCGATTAACCGACACTTTGTTGGGTATAGAGGTGCAGATAACGCATAGAATATAGCACGTACACTTAGCATGAACACACATGACATCTCGAAATCATGGGCAATACGAAGACATAGTCTATTGCTGCTTTCAATGAAGAATGTAATACTTTGATTCAGAGTTGTTCTAGTCTGTACCGGTATCAACGAGATAAATGGCAGTAAGTTCTCCTTGAAATAGTTAAGGCAGTGGaaaaatgaataaataTGCAAAGAGTTGAGGATGTTCAAGTCTATAAAACCCCCATATGACAAAATGTACAACGATGTGAGAAGCACAAAATATTGTAATGTATCAAGTTCTAGTAGCCTTCTTCGTATGGTTGCAAACTGAAAATCGAGTTGTCCACTTTTTACAAACTGGTATAACACTATACCATATGTGACGGTTAGATACGCCAGGCAGCACCTGTAGTGGTACTGGGTGTTTTTAACACCAAACAACCGCAGATGAATCTTTAGACCATGGTAAAGAACCATAAAATGCCCAAGAAACCAGAAAAACTGAGGTTGTCTTATCCTTGATTGCAACACAGTTAGGAAAGGTGCTACCGATCTTTGTCGAGCCATGTTTATTAAGCTTTGCCCTATAAGTTAAATTTAATTTGCGAGTCAGTTCGGCCTGATCTTCAAAGTTTAGCTATGCTGTTTTCTTCTATATGTAGCCACCAATATATTCTATACTTCCTGCCAAATTTGAATAAGCTAATATGCCACTATCTATCTCATTCATACCTGTTATGAGAAGACTATTGTCTTTCTTCACTTTGTTTTGCTCTATTTGGGTTAAAATTTGAGATATTTCCCTTTTCGGACATATAGGTCACATGACGATCAAGATAATAGTGTACTGGGCAAGAGAACCCATTGTCCATAATTAATGTAGTATAACTCACCTTGTTTTGCTCAATAGTCTTTGCAGTCCAtagtaaatttttattgctAGTAATAGGAACTGAAGACCCAAGTAATTAATATCAGCCtctcaaaaaatttaatagTCTCGATAACAGTATTGCTTCAAAATAGAGCTAACAGAGAAGAAATGCAAATTAATTTAGAAATATAATGCAGAAATATGTAAGATAACAATGCAAGAGTGATTTTATGctaatattttgaatgCTCTCCAATTTTTGGCACATTAAGAATTACTTATGCTGGTACAATCTATAGAAGAATCTCATGTTTTCCAGCTTTAGAGAGTACATAACCTTTGTATCACCACGGTACCAGGTACTGTCGTCTTGTTCTAGTAAATCCCAATCACCTTCTCTATCCTgcttctttgatttttgagATGACGAAGTACCAACAAGAACAGTATCTAGCAAGAATTGTATGGGAAACTTCTTACCGCTTGGCATGGTGATATGAGAGTAACTTCCGGCACTCTCTACAATCAACAACTTGCATCCAGGCTTACAATGCTTACTTAGTCTTTGTAGGAATTGTAATGTGGGAGCTCTTTGTTCTGTAAATAATTCGTTTGCAGTAAATAGAATGGTGATTAAATCCAAGTCACCAAGTAACTCAATATCATTCATCATCAAGGCATCTTTATTTTGGAAATTTACCATGAATCTTTGACTTCTATCTGCCTGGTATAACCATTTAGTGTTAATTGAAGTCACTAACCTCTGAATGATATCATCCCAGTTGGCTATGTCGATGAGATCAACCTTCATGGTTCCATCAAATGCATTATCGGAGACATTGGCCATGGTGAAAATGTTGGCCAAACTAACCAGTTCACCTCCTGCTCCACCACCTACACATAGTACATGTGAACTGCCTTGTGACAGCAGTTCATATACGGGCTTCAAATGTGTGAATAGCGTCGTGTAACACAGTGACCTGGAAGGTGACCATCTGCTTACATAGGCTGCTCTATTGATCTGATCATCGAAGGCATTAAGGTAGTCTCTGTTGTATAGAAGACCTTTCACAGCCTGTATCTGGCTTTTTAAAGTTTCTTCATTAAGTGGAGataattcattttcaaaagtaGTGGCATATAGATCAACTGTCTCTTGAGGGGGAAGATTTTCACCATCAAATGTAATGGGGAGTTGTTTTGACATAGTTAGTGTATTATCCTGTATACCTATTTTGTCCTTGTTAATATTGCCTTCCCACACTCGATTTGCGATGCCttgtttatatatgattAATTTTTTGGCAGATAAAATATGGGGGAGTTACTTACTCTAACATAAAATTTTCAGCTTCGTAAGtttttaaaatatgatatCGATTAATACtttatttattcaatttaGAACTTTGAGaaactattattattaatttgataaaaaaagattaaTGCTGAATATATATGCTAAAAAAggtgttgaaaaaaaatgcagaAAGATTAATTAAAGATAAAATGTACAAATTAAATTGTTATGATTCtattaattaatttattcctcatcttcttcttcctcctcTGGAGTGACTTGGTAGAAGGCCAATCTGTAAGAGTTAGTCTTGGTGGAGACGAATCTGATCCAGTCTCTCAATtggttcttcttcaagtacTTCTTGGTCAAGTACTTCAAGTACTTACCAGAGAACTTGGTGGTGGAAACAATGGTAACAACGGAACCATCTTCTTCGACAGTGATGGCGTTACCCAAGTTACCGACAACGTTTTCAACCTTGATGTGGTCGATCAAGTACTTGGCGTAAGAAGCTGGGTCGAAGACACCGTTTTCAGTTGGAGCGGAGACGTCAACAGTGAAGGTCTTAACAACCTTTTGCTTTCTAGCGGTCTGTAATAAAGATATTTCTTTCACTTATCTCATTAACATATAACTAGTATCTTCGTTCTGGCTTATTCTACCAAGTTAAAAAAGTATCCGTACAACTTTTACAACTTACAGCGTGAACCAAACTTAGATAATAGCATAAcatgaaataataaaaaaaaattaattgttAGTAACGATAATCTCGTTATTCCATAAAAGGGAAGTATCGCATTTTCTACTGCTATTAACAATCACATCATATTGTGAATTTCTAAAATACAGCAAAAAAACGCATAGTTAGTACAAGCATATTAGAAGCAAAACTAATTGTTCCAACATTACTAAAGTACACAGTCCAAGAACATCTATCCATATCCGAttatatgaatatattcGTTGGAAAATTAGGCTTTTTTTATCTCCATAGTTAAATGGGATTTGTAAATCCGTCCGAGtatagttttttatttcatatCCACATGAGTTTGTCAAAGCAGtattaaatgaaaataaaccCTCCATAAAGTAGTTTCACAGTATTTAAACTGCACATACGTTTGGAGCCATTGTTACTTATTATTTAGTTATTGTGTTGTGGTTTTTCCTGAGAGAGAAGTATAAAATCAACTCGAAAATACGAACTAAAATTGGTGTCAAAGTCATCGAGTCTTTTATACTTTAACTTCCTGGAAGTTTTTCATGAAAAAAGGTTGAAATGGGCCGTTTGTGCGTTTCCcagaaattttgaaaaatttcttccACAAAAAGATAACATGCCAAAAAATTACTCAATTAGGAGATTTATGTTTATATGTGGTGTAGGGAGTTAATAATGCAGTCACAAATCTTTCTGTTAAATATGAGCGTTTCGCATTAAGCCGCAGCTAGTAGCACTAAACAGTATTTATGGCATATAGTATAATCAATAGGCGCCGCTTTTAGATATCTTTTCATGTGCATTCGTTATACTAATTGTTGAGTTCTATGTCTTTATAAAgtttatattctttttagaGTTACATATAAAATGTCAAtgatttaaaaaaaaaactttctATAGTTATGATTGTATATAATGGGATAGAAGGTCCAATAACTAAATTGATTTGTATTACAAGAAAACTTCAGCGTTCAATTCAACGTAGGATGCAGCGTATGGGACCTCAAAGTTGCTCATGACCTCTGGATGTAGGACACCCAAGTGACCGATTTGTTTAGCTTGCTCACCTTCTTTGCTGCGGAACATGATCTTGGCACCTCTGCCTGGGAAGTATGTAGCCAAGGTATCATCTTGCTCAATCCAGTAACCTCTGCCGGTGGAAGCCTTACCGTAGTCGGCAACCCACTGGGTGCGGAAAGTTTGCATGATCTTACCTAGAAGACCTTGAATGATTTCGAAACCGGAGTTCTTACCGGCGTAAATAGCACCCCAGTGACGCTCGTTGTATGACTTTCTCTCTAGAGCCTCATTCTTGAAAACTACATCACCAGTCTCGAAGACCTTGATAGGTAAAGAGTGCtttctgttttctttaACTGTTTTCAGTATACCTGGTAGTAAAGTTGTTCTAACGACCTGGTACTCAAGTGTCTTAGGGTTCTCTAGTTTTACCACTTGCTTACCGTCGTCTTCTAGTCtcaaaaacttgaagttTTCGTCATGAGAACATAGAGTTAGTGGAAGAACTTCTAACCATGAAGCTTGGGAAGAAGCCACACGGAAAATATCTGAAATCTTGTTAATAGGTAGTGGAGAAGCAATGAAGTTAGCATTTGATAGCTTTTCACCCTTTGGCAAGTTGTTGTAACCATAACCAATGGCAGCATCTTCCATGATGTCACATGGATGCAGGACATCTGGTCTTGTGATTGGGATAGTGACGTGTAAAACAGCCTCGTCTGTCTTGGATGCTTCACCATGTAGAGACATCTTCTTTATGCATTGAATGATTTCTTCTGGTGTTTGTTGCAGACCTAGAGCTGAGTTTATGTATGGAATGGAAACATCCATCTTTCTCTCAGAGAAATCAGGAGCCATACGGGACTCACCGTTGTGTTCAGAGACAATTTCAACTGGTTCCACGGTAAATGGTTCGTCACAGTAGCGAGAAAACATGGCTACCATTTGGTTTAGAACGATCTCAGCCTTGGTCTTATCATTGGCGGTAATTTCAATGAAAATGTTCTTGGTCTCCAAGTTGATCTTAGAATGTTCAGAGTTGATCAATGGAGGCAAAGAGCAGACGACATCGTTGGAGTCTAGGATAACTGGGTAGACTGGTGAGTTCTCAATGATATGCACAAATCTACCAATGTTGTTCTTTTGTTCTGGGGTTTTGTAAAATTCAATCAATTCTTCACCATTGAACTTCTTAGTTTGGTTTAGAGGAATGAAGTTAATCTCCTTTGGTGCTAGACCCTTGTAGTAAAATGGTCCTTGAATAGAATCTAAATTGTGGGTACCGATGGCAACCAACGATCTGTTTCTACACAAGTTGGAGTGCAATTTATCCTGCAGGGCGATGAAAGAAGCGTAGTTCTTCTCTGTGAACTTGAAGTTTCTTAGGATCGCAGCAGTTGCGTATGGTCTAACTTGCTCAGTGGACTTTTCTATGTATAGCTTTGTGGTTGGCGCAGTCAACTTGTAAGTAGGAGTGGAGCTTCTACCAAGGTACTCGTTCAAAGATTGGGCAATACCTTCAATACACAACAGATCATAACGGTTGGCACCAATTTCAATCTTTAGCTCTGGTTCTTCACCGGTTTTCAATGCTTCCTCAGTGGTATCTTCATCCAGTTCAATACCGAACTCGAAACACAACTCATCAAACTCATCATTGGTGTAGTTCTTGCCCAGCAGATCAAACAACTGCTGCTTATTCACAGAAACGGTAGGCATCCttaattataatatatctATGGTCTCTAGACAGCCGATCCTCGAATAGCAATCGCTCAGTAATACCGTTGCTATTACTATATACTTCattttgaatgaaaatttttcaaaaatccTCGACggttgaaaaaaaaaatttcaagaacGCGATGAGCTATAGACATAATTGAGGTAAAGCTACAAGTGAGTAATAATGGATTAGCTACATGAAGATGcttgaataaaatatatcacATCGAATAACGTCTGTGCGACCAACGCCCTTCGGCATACTTCTTTTTGCCCATCTTGTTGAAGCTGTGTAGGCGATTCTAGTTGAAGATTAGATTAGACCACAAAAAGATTTCACTGAGTAAAATGCATCAGTATCAATTGTATCATGGACAACTTAACGGTAAAGATTGAATATATGTATAGTTTTATGTAGATAGTATCAGCATCAATAATGTGCCGATAGGCATCAGGTCAGAGAGGGGTGCAAAGGAAGTTAAAAGATAAGGGAAAGAGCTCGTGAGGGAAATTATGAACTTAAATGAGTGAAGAGTGTTGAAACTTGCATTGTCAAGAAGTAGTATTACAGTTAATGTTTAGAAGCGGTATAGGTCGTGCCTTATCTTATCTAAGCAGAACACAAGCTAAGTCACAGCCATATTTGCTAAAGCCCAAGTTAAGGAAGATGGAGACTAGCAACACGAAACCACTTGTCTGGATCGATTGTGAGATGACTGGTCTTGATCATGTCAACGACGAGATTATCGAGATATGCTGTATAGTTACAGATGGTGAACTCAAGAATCTTGACACTGAGACCAAAGAACAATGCTATGAAAGTGTTGTGCATTGCCCCAAGGAGAAGCTAGATGCCATGGACCAATGGTGCTTGGATCACCATGGATCCAGCGGTTTAATGGACAAGGTCCTAGCTAGTAAAAAGACCAAAGAgcaagttgaagaagagctGTTAAATTACTTGCAAAAATGGATCCCTGAGAAGCGTGTTGGGATACTTGCTGGTAACAGTGTTCACATGGACAGATTGTTCATGTTGAAGGACTTCCCAAGAGTTGTACAATACTTACATTACAGAATTGTCGACGTCAGTTCGATCATGGAAGTGGCCAGGAGACACAATCCATCACTAACAGCAGTGGTTCCAAAGAAAGAGGCCGCCCACACCGCCAAGTCCGACATCCTAGAGTCCATCTCCCAGTTACAATGGTACATGGAtcattatttgaagagCGAAGAAGAGACCAAAGAATTCGTGGAGTCACAAAATGAGAAAAGACCTTCTGAGGAGCCTATAGATCAACCACAGAAGAAACAATGTCAATAAAATGCTACTGCtacatatattttatagtTCTAATAGTGTAATTGCTTGCCCTTTTTCATATTATAGAGAAGTCAATAACCCTTTTCGACAATATAAGCACTAAAACCAAGAGCAAATTATAATTAAATAAAGCTAAAATATGACCAACATTAGTTTCAAGATGAACCCATCGATGGTATCGCCCACCATTGTGTATTTGGGTATGACATTATGGTGCATAATATAATGGTGGGGTGTGTTAAAAGGACAACACACCTTCCACGTGAAATGTGTACAAGCGAAGTCTCGAAGGGAATAAATTGCAAAGAGTCAAACTCATTCTTCATTCACATTATTTgcaagtgaaaaaaaaattgtgaaCTGATTGTGATTGTCTTCGAGAGATGATCCAATGGAAGTGATAAATTGTCTCTGTCTCAAGGACTTCGAGAGAATCAGTCACTTGTTATCATCATAAGTGAGTTCACGAAaagaattaaaagaaaaatggcTGTGTGATGGAGTCATTTTGCTGTAGTTTAACTGTGGGCCATATAGGTCTCccttttattatttgccCTGCTTTGCAGAAAAATTTAAGTGATACTGTGTATGTGTAAAGTGTAATAACTTGACTGTGTTTCTCTCATTAATTGTGTAATTAGCTTTGGATTGGCAGAATTAGTATTAATTTCGATTAATAAATTAGTTTTAttgaattaaaaaaaaaaaaattatatataaaggtTAGTGTTTTAAATTTGTGAAACAAGTCTGAAACTACTCTAGCCTTAATTGTAGAAAGAATCGACCATAGATTTATTATCGTTCCCGGAACAATCTAACAACCCCACAAGCTCTTAATATAACCAATCATGCCTTATGCGTTATCTGATAAGCACTTGAAGATGGTCAGTGGCCATCTAAGTGAAACTGACCCTGAAGTTGAACAGATTATCAAGGATGAAGTCGACAGACAAAAGCACTCCATTGACTTGATCGCCTCTGAGAACTTCACCACCACCTCTGTGTTCGATGCTTTGGGAACTCCACTATGTAACAAGTACTCTGAGGGTTACCCAGGTGCTCGTTACTACGGTGGTAACGAACACATTGACCGCATTGAAAGACTGTGTCAACAGAGAGCCTTGGAGGCTTTCCATGTAACTCCAGACAGATGGGGTGTCAATGTTCAGACTTTGTCTGGTTCTCCAGCTAACTTGCAGGTATATCAAGCTTTGATGAAGCCCCACGAAAGATTAATGGGTCTATACTTGCCAGATGGTGGCCATTTGTCCCATGGTTACGCTACTGAGAACAGAAAGATCAGTGCTGTCTCCACCTACTTCGAATCCTTCCCATACAGAGTCAACCCAGAAACTGGTATCATCGACTATGACACCTTGGAGAAGAATGCTATCCTATACAGACCAAAGATTCTAGTTGCTGGTACTTCTGCTTACTGTCGTCTGATCGACTACAAGAGAATGAGAGAGATCGCTGACAAATGTGGTGCTTACTTAATGGTCGACATGGCCCACATTTCCGGTTTGGTCGCCGCTGGTGTCATTCCATCTCCATTCGAATACGCTGACATCGTTACCACTACCACTCACAAGTCTCTAAGAGGTCCTCGTGGTGCAatgatcttcttcagaaGAGGTATCAGATCAGTTAACCAAAAGACTGGTAAGGAAATTCCATATGACTTGGAGAACCCAATTAACTTCTCTGTCTTCCCAGGTCACCAAGGTGGTCCACACAACCATACCATTGCTGCTTTGGCCACCGCACTAAAACAAGCTGCTACTCCAGAGTTCAAGGAATACCAAACTCAAGTTCTAAAGAACGCTAAGGCTCTAGAAAATGAGTTCCAAACTCTAGGTTACAGACTAGTCTCAAACGGTACCGACTCACACATGGTTTTGGTCTCCTTGAGAGAAAAGGGTGTCGATGGTGCTCGTGTTGAATATGTCTGTGAAAAGATTAACATTGCCTTGAACAAGAACTCTATTCCAGGTGATAAGTCAGCTTTGGTCCCAGGTGGTGTACGTATTGGTGCCCCAGCTATGACTACCAGAGGTATGGGCGAAGAAGACTTCCACAGAATTGTACGTTACATTGACCAAGCTGTGAAGTTTGCTGAACAGACCCAGAGCTCTTTGCCAAAGGAAGCCAACAAATTGAAGGACTTCAAGGCCAAGGTCGACGAAATTGCCGACCAACTGGCTccattgaagaaagaaatttacGACTGGACTGCTGAATACCCTCTAGCTGTCTAAGACAATAAATTTCCTTTATTCATGACAACACATACAATCTTAAACTaatgtaaaaataaatacaaataGATTAAAGCACTGTGTATAATAGACAAAgatttcattatcttttaACACTACCTCAAAACTGTAATCAATTAATTTAGAACgtatattaaaaatatgtCGTCAAATGCTGGACTTCCATAAATTACATTCTTTGGATTCAAATAACTAACTGGGTTAGTGTATGCAATACAAATTAAATCTTAGCTATCTACAAAATACTTAAGTTATTTAACTCATGCTAAATAATAATGCAAAGGAAAACTGTACTAGTTAATTCCTATTAAATGTCCACCCATTGATATTACGTAGTTGTCAAGAGAGATATCATCTGGTTTACTGCCGAGCAGGTAATAGAACTTTAGGGTCTGAGATAACCATGTGCTTGGGTATTCACCTTGAGTATGACCTTCCTCTGTCAATTTCCATAAACCTTTAGGACCAGCTGCTTTTAAATCTATCGATCGTTCTAGCTCttcaaataaatcaaaacCCCTGTCCCTCCAAATCGAATCACCAGTGATTCGATACATATgcaaaattgaaagaattgtaTCCGAGGCCAACAGGTGTTTTTGATCCATTTTATTTAGCCATAAAGGCCAATCTGGATGATTTTTCCACTTTTTAGATCCCACATCAATagaatttttatttacatCTTTCAGTAAATGACCTGGGGATTCcttctttgaaaataacaTAACCCTTCTTGAATACTCTTTTTGAGGATCTTTGCTATTGGCTTTCgtatttgaatttttgtCGTTTTTAACTTTAACAGCTAAATGATGGTCTTTATCTGTGTCCACATCTTCCTCATCACTACTTGATGCTATGTCACTTTTGTAGTATCCACCTACTATTTTCTGTATCTTTTCATTCTCATCGAATATACACCGCCCTTCTTTCTCCTTCATTAGACACGGATCAAATAGAATATGACTAGGAGAATAGCCCTTAAATTCCTTAGATAGTTTATAACAACTCTCGGCAAGCTCAGCTGCTATATGATTCACTTCCTTCCCCAATAATTGGAAATCGAAgtccttttctttctcaaacAGCTTTGCACCATAAATCATCATACTAGCAAAAGAACATGCATCTGATTTATGGTCAAACTGCCTTAACATTTCAATCTCCAATTCATTAGAAGTCGGGATATATCTCGTATATGTTTCGATTGAacttaaaaataaaggTGCTTCACCATTATCCAATTTCAATGGAGTAATGGGTCTGTAAATCATTAAGTCGCGGACGTGCTGCATCAAGCCAAAAAATAATCCTTTGGAAGATAATAACCGAACATCGTTTTTTTCCTGCAGCAAAGAATTGTCCTCCTTTGAAGCTACTATCTTATCTCTTTTTCCAATGACaccatcttcttcctcaAAGGTAATCTCGTGTAACCTTAATATATCATGATTTTTCAACATCGGCATAATCTTtattaaattttgatatagaGGTATAGTGGTTCCATCAAGTGTAATAAcctgttttcttttttgcgTTTTGATTACTTTGTCAACATCCCTCACAACTTTTACCTCCGATCTTGCAAGACCATTCGTTTGCTTACAGAATGCAAACTTAtaattttcatcaatggttttcaaaatattggatTTTAGGTGCTTGCCTTGTTTGATTTCATCATCTGTCAAAAGTTCACATCCAGAAGGATCCACAATATTTGGGAAGAGATAGTTAATAGCAAATTGATCTGTAGATTCGGCAATTGTCTTATAAATATGGTATGCAGCGTTGAAGTATTTATCCTCCTTTAAAAGGTGCGTCAGTCTTACAAACTCAACGGTCATGGATGTCAGCCTTGCTGGATTAATTTCTCTGTAAGGAAATCTATTTACCAATTTCGAGTTAACAGGGTAATCTATTAGCGGCAACCCATTTGGTGTGTCAAAAATTGTCAGAAGGTAGTCAGCAAGGTCTCGTGCTTTGTTCAGTAAGACTTGGTTTTTGGAAAGATCAAACGCGGAGATCATACTCGAAAGCACACGTTGAGAAATGTCTGCTACGTCAATAAATGTTATTTCGTCTTCTTTCATCGATATAGTAGGgtttttaaaattaatCTTAGCTATCACGTTATCAACCAgatcatcaaattcattcGTCAAATTCATAATGTGCAGTGTGTCTAGGGTGTCGATGAGGTCAATTGGCCAGTTCAATGGGTTTTCATACAAGTTTTTCTGATTCTTCAATTGGCTATACGATTTCAAGAAGAGGTTTCGTACTCTATCCAGCATATCATGCGCGGCACCTTCTTGTACAAGCTTGTCTGATTGAATAGGTGCGACCTTCTCTGAGCTTATCATGTGTACTGGCACTTCGACCTTATTAAGCACTGGGTATATCCTTGCGCCCATCCTGCCTTTGCTAGTCAGCAGCCGTGGGTCCTGAAACGGATCGATGTCCTTGTTCGAGACTAGTAGCGGGTAGAACCTGTTCTTGTCCAGCAGGTCATCGACTGACAGTTCTTCGTGAGTTCCCTTCGCGCTTGTTTGCAAAGTCTCGACTGTGGTAGGGACGTGGTTTGTCTCGGCGAAGGAGTTCAGGATGTCTATCTCGTTGCGGAACGTGTAGTAGAACAGCAGCACAATGGTTATGGACAGCGGCAGCACGTTCTTCAGCCGTCGGAACAGCGACTTGTGCAGTGC
It includes:
- the REX2 gene encoding Rex2p (CAGL0F01727g~Ortholog(s) have 3'-5'-exoribonuclease activity), whose product is MFRSGIGRALSYLSRTQAKSQPYLLKPKLRKMETSNTKPLVWIDCEMTGLDHVNDEIIEICCIVTDGELKNLDTETKEQCYESVVHCPKEKLDAMDQWCLDHHGSSGLMDKVLASKKTKEQVEEELLNYLQKWIPEKRVGILAGNSVHMDRLFMLKDFPRVVQYLHYRIVDVSSIMEVARRHNPSLTAVVPKKEAAHTAKSDILESISQLQWYMDHYLKSEEETKEFVESQNEKRPSEEPIDQPQKKQCQ
- the FRS1 gene encoding phenylalanine--tRNA ligase subunit beta (CAGL0F01705g~Putative cytosolic phenylalanyl-tRNA synthetase, alpha subunit), producing MPTVSVNKQQLFDLLGKNYTNDEFDELCFEFGIELDEDTTEEALKTGEEPELKIEIGANRYDLLCIEGIAQSLNEYLGRSSTPTYKLTAPTTKLYIEKSTEQVRPYATAAILRNFKFTEKNYASFIALQDKLHSNLCRNRSLVAIGTHNLDSIQGPFYYKGLAPKEINFIPLNQTKKFNGEELIEFYKTPEQKNNIGRFVHIIENSPVYPVILDSNDVVCSLPPLINSEHSKINLETKNIFIEITANDKTKAEIVLNQMVAMFSRYCDEPFTVEPVEIVSEHNGESRMAPDFSERKMDVSIPYINSALGLQQTPEEIIQCIKKMSLHGEASKTDEAVLHVTIPITRPDVLHPCDIMEDAAIGYGYNNLPKGEKLSNANFIASPLPINKISDIFRVASSQASWLEVLPLTLCSHDENFKFLRLEDDGKQVVKLENPKTLEYQVVRTTLLPGILKTVKENRKHSLPIKVFETGDVVFKNEALERKSYNERHWGAIYAGKNSGFEIIQGLLGKIMQTFRTQWVADYGKASTGRGYWIEQDDTLATYFPGRGAKIMFRSKEGEQAKQIGHLGVLHPEVMSNFEVPYAASYVELNAEVFL
- the PER33 gene encoding Per33p (CAGL0F01639g~Ortholog(s) have endoplasmic reticulum, nuclear pore localization), whose amino-acid sequence is MARQRSVAPFLTVLQSRIRQPQFFWFLGHFMVLYHGLKIHLRLFGVKNTQYHYRCCLAYLTVTYGIVLYQFVKSGQLDFQFATIRRRLLELDTLQYFVLLTSLYILSYGGFIDLNILNSLHIYSFFHCLNYFKENLLPFISLIPVQTRTTLNQSITFFIESSNRLCLRIAHDFEMSCVFMLSVRAIFYALSAPLYPTKCRLIGALIYIWFFKLRYIQNEQLRKDVDDKIAMVEKAPFMIQNPQLQHLWFSVKNTYLYVLKAMPV
- the BMT6 gene encoding 25S rRNA (uracil2843-N3)-methyltransferase (CAGL0F01661g~Ortholog(s) have rRNA (uridine-N3-)-methyltransferase activity, role in rRNA base methylation and cytoplasm localization), translated to MSKQLPITFDGENLPPQETVDLYATTFENELSPLNEETLKSQIQAVKGLLYNRDYLNAFDDQINRAAYVSRWSPSRSLCYTTLFTHLKPVYELLSQGSSHVLCVGGGAGGELVSLANIFTMANVSDNAFDGTMKVDLIDIANWDDIIQRLVTSINTKWLYQADRSQRFMVNFQNKDALMMNDIELLGDLDLITILFTANELFTEQRAPTLQFLQRLSKHCKPGCKLLIVESAGSYSHITMPSGKKFPIQFLLDTVLVGTSSSQKSKKQDREGDWDLLEQDDSTWYRGDTKVMYSLKLENMRFFYRLYQHK
- the SND2 gene encoding Snd2p (CAGL0F01617g~Ortholog(s) have role in vacuolar protein processing and endoplasmic reticulum localization), which translates into the protein MAGKATKKQAASNSNTLNTLHKVAGPVLVLAFLRTVLGSNNTYIKFVMFNLPMCACLYILEKTGRPQYDSKGKVVREGMDLSQAGGMTEYMFDLIYLSIIANVGRIIFNTNKWWYLLLLCPIYVGYKLYSLKQQYFGSTPGPVIPDKMPEETKSKRQMKREKRGDDKVKYKYR
- the RPL22A gene encoding 60S ribosomal protein eL22 (CAGL0F01683g~Predicted GPI-linked protein); its protein translation is MAPNTARKQKVVKTFTVDVSAPTENGVFDPASYAKYLIDHIKVENVVGNLGNAITVEEDGSVVTIVSTTKFSGKYLKYLTKKYLKKNQLRDWIRFVSTKTNSYRLAFYQVTPEEEEEDEE